A genomic stretch from Pochonia chlamydosporia 170 chromosome 4, whole genome shotgun sequence includes:
- a CDS encoding C6 zinc finger domain-containing protein (similar to Metarhizium robertsii ARSEF 23 XP_007824650.1): MATKVETTLTPPEIDLVHSPSPEYRSKASRNGPRSRNGCWTCRTKKVKCDEVRPKCCRCIRLKLLCDYSPRMRRSTANRIVNESTRAIAKFARDQPWSPSLPAHMSELANSASSIDLTSADHEAIRYYRTTFARLHHTKNPDYGLYAIIFNIAEREPIVMRVVLALGGQELEFRKRGSDQELADTRTVTPLHHYAAALRMFAEAVDGSPGPDGRQLDLDAILAAIFLMLWYEKKFGDASCRGFANHLAGAARVVWHRCRNEVFKRALHEPQDQEKRLALVRMGDDAQDRERILSQFSARILVHLCIYDSVAAGHGLGGHLVETLNQALAFTNGTSLYQDRSDSLHRFSYGLYRVMWAQDYPQEEMLDDLENRTVYCMAASIVQLRFMISSLDNLDLEAAKTCFTEIQAVFKATDVEFEEIFGIASDLAPNFDSPKRLVCNIRQLVPQYYGIKIQLARTLRRLGLPYKEPTEEFVGLIMTLSMQALRHRGDDAMVRVADALFMAAIETKDESRRDWFIARFQALCAYGCNYSRAHRLLVRASATRSRNGRTGPLTEEEVSNAMVSDTGEVERFVI, from the coding sequence atggcaaccaAGGTTGAAACAACACTCACGCCCCCTGAGATTGACCTAGTTCATTCCCCCTCGCCGGAATACAGATCCAAGGCATCTCGTAATGGACCCCGCTCCCGGAATGGCTGTTGGACTTGTCGCACAAAGAAGGTCAAGTGTGACGAAGTGAGGCCAAAGTGCTGCCGTTGCATCCGCCTCAAGCTGCTCTGCGATTACTCTCCACGCATGAGACGAAGCACCGCCAACCGGATTGTCAATGAAAGTACACGAGCAATCGCCAAGTTTGCCCGAGACCAGCCATGGAGTCCATCCTTGCCGGCGCATATGTCGGAGCTAGCGAATAGTGCGTCTTCAATAGATCTGACATCTGCAGATCACGAAGCAATCAGGTATTACCGGACCACGTTTGCCAGATTGCACCATACAAAGAACCCTGATTATGGGCTGTACgccatcattttcaacatcGCCGAGAGAGAACCAATTGTCATGCGTGTTGTTTTGGCTCTCGGCGGACAGGAACTGGAATTTCGGAAACGAGGATCCGACCAAGAGCTGGCAGATACCCGAACGGTCACGCCTTTGCACCACTATGCGGCAGCCTTGAGGATGTTTGCTGAGGCGGTGGACGGGAGCCCAGGACCCGACGGTCGGCAATTGGACCTGGATGCAATCTTGGCAGCCATCTTTCTCATGCTCTGGTATGAGAAAAAGTTTGGAGATGCATCCTGTCGAGGATTTGCCAACCACCTGGCCGGCGCAGCCCGAGTGGTCTGGCATCGTTGCCGCAATGAAGTGTTTAAGCGTGCCTTGCATGAGCCCCAAGACCAGGAAAAGAGATTGGCCCTTGTCCGAATGGGCGACGATGCCCAAGATAGAGAACGCATACTCTCACAGTTCTCAGCCCGTATTCTAGTGCATCTTTGCATTTACGACAGCGTGGCTGCCGGTCATGGCCTCGGCGGGCATCTGGTCGAGACCCTAAACCAAGCACTCGCTTTTACAAACGGCACGTCCTTATATCAGGACAGGTCAGACTCATTGCATCGATTCTCATACGGTCTCTATAGAGTCATGTGGGCTCAAGACTACCCGCAGGAGGAGATGCTTGACGACCTAGAGAATCGCACAGTATACTGCATGGCTGCCTCCATCGTGCAGCTTCGATTCATGATTTCTAGTCTAGACAATCTGGATCTCGAGGCCGCCAAAACATGCTTCACCGAGATCCAGGCCGTCTTCAAAGCCACTGATGTTGAATTTGAAGAAATATTTGGCATTGCAAGCGACCTAGCGCCCAATTTTGACAGCCCAAAACGCCTAGTTTGCAATATCCGTCAATTGGTACCTCAGTATTACGGAATCAAAATTCAGCTCGCACGCACTCTTCGCAGGCTAGGGTTGCCGTATAAAGAGCCGACAGAAGAGTTTGTTGGACTCATCATGACACTCTCTATGCAGGCGCTGCGGCACAGGGGTGACGACGCTATGGTTAGGGTGGCAGATGCCTTGTTCATGGCTGCGATTGAGACGAAGGATGAATCCCGGAGAGATTGGTTCATCGCTAGGTTCCAAGCCCTGTGTGCATATGGGTGTAACTATTCTCGCGCACATCGATTACTAGTGCGCGCGTCGGCAACAAGAAGTCGAAACGGCAGAACAGGTCCACTtacagaggaggaggtttCCAACGCCATGGTATCTGATACAGGAGAGGTTGAAAGATTTGTTATCTGA
- a CDS encoding major facilitator superfamily transporter (similar to Cordyceps militaris CM01 XP_006670668.1), producing the protein MAEKTDIERDMSVSKTEDVKFGEISNETLSPEEDKRLLRKIDRWLLPVMAFSYLFQFLDKSALGFTAIMGIRTDLHLTGKEYSWSSGIYYFGYLVASYPAAMLMVRWKVGKVITMSVLVWGVVLMLTAVTFNSGSLLADRFFLGVTEAPIAPGLTIVVSMWYKRSEQPLRHAAWFLGNTCAGIFGGLLAYAIGHVETIKPWKAVFLIFGAATVAWSVGIFFLLPDTPMEARFLKEEDRKKAILRVKENMTGIKSDKVKWGQVKEALLDVKSWLIVALQLASNIPNGAVTTFSSIVVQGFGFSTFDTLLLGCVTYLLQLVLVLFATSGSSYFRNSRTYFMAFNYAIGVTGAAMVRYIDPHNRWARFAGTVLAGGYSANFPLIMSLMSGNFGGFTKKTTLNAMSFIAYCTGNIIGPQLFFEREAPTYQSGFLALMICLALGFVMCWVIRFYLMWENSRRDKVVSAEEVAAFDEARHGVMVNLTDMTDKEIPQFRYVY; encoded by the exons ATGGCGGAAAAGACTGACATTGAGCGCGACATGAGCGTGTCCAAGACGGAGgatgtcaagtttggtgaGATTTCGAATGAGACTCTCAGTCCGGAGGAGGATAAGCGGCTGTTAAGGAAGATTGATAGATG GCTCCTCCCCGTCATGGCATTTTCATATCTTTTTCAATTCCTGGACAAATCCGCCCTAGGAttcaccgccatcatgggcatCCGAACTGATCTCCATCTCACCGGCAAAGAGTACTCCTGGTCCAGCGGCATCTACTACTTCGGCTACCTAGTCGCTTCATACCCAGCCGCCATGCTCATGGTGCGCTGGAAAGTCGGCAAAGTAATCACCATGTCTGT TCTTGTCTGGGGCGTAGTCCTCATGCTCACAGCCGTAACCTTCAACTCGGGCTCTCTCCTCGCCGACCGTTTCTTCCTCGGCGTCACGGAAGCCCCCATCGCGCCGGGCCTCACAATCGTCGTGTCCATGTGGTACAAGCGCTCGGAACAGCCTCTCCGCCACGCAGCCTGGTTCCTGGGGAACACGTGCGCCGGTATCTTTGGCGGCCTGCTTGCCTATGCCATTGGCCACGTGGAAACCATTAAGCCCTGGAAGGCGGTGTTTCTCATCTTTGGCGCCGCGACGGTGGCGTGGTCCGTgggcatcttcttcctcttgccGGATACGCCTATGGAGGCGAGGTTCctgaaggaggaggatagGAAGAAGGCGATTTTGCGGGTCAAGGAGAATATGACGGGTATTAAGAGCGACAAGGTGAAATGGGGACAGGTGAAGGAGGCGTTGTTGGATGTGAAGAGTTGGTTGATTGTGGCGCTGCAGTTGGCTTCGAATATTCCCAACGGAGCTGTGACTACG TTTTCGAGTATTGTTGTCCAAGGCTTTGGCTTTAGTACCTTTGacaccctcctcctcggctgCGTCACCTACCTCCTCCAACTTGTGCTGGTGCTCTTCGCCACCAGCGGAAGCAGCTACTTCCGCAACTCGAGAACCTACTTCATGGCATTCAACTACGCTATCGGCGTGACGGGCGCGGCTATGGTGCGGTATATTGATCCTCATAATCGGTGGGCACGGTTTGCTGGCACTGTCCTCGCCGGCGGATATAGCGCCAACTTTCCCCTGATCATGTCCCTCATGTCCGGTAACTTTGGTGGTTTCACAAAGAAGACTACCCTCAATGCCATG TCCTTCATCGCCTACTGCACCGGTAACATTATCGGTCCGCAGCTGTTCTTCGAGCGCGAAGCACCAACCTATCAATCTGGATTCCTGGCACTGATGATTTGTCTTGCGTTGGGGTTCGTCATGTGCTGGGTTATTCGGTTCTATCTTATGTGGGAGAACAGTCGACGAGACAAGGTTGTTAgtgcggaggaggtggctgCGTTTGATGAGGCGCGACATGGGGTTATGGTGAACTTGACGGATATGACGGATAAGGAGATTCCGCAGTTTAGATATGTGTATTAG